CCCCCGGCTTCTCGTTGTCAATAAAAGCAACGCGCTGCAAGGTCTTATCGTGAATACTGATTAACATAACCTACAACCACCTCTTTCTATACTCAACTGTGATTTCAGGCGGTTCTTTGCACCAGCTGGAAGTGTAAAATTCAATGTCGGTTTCCCCGGGCGGCAGCGGGTAAAAAGCACTACCGGTCACCATCTCATCGTTTCTGGGAAGTCCGCGAACCGTGATGCTGTCGCTCTCGCAGTCAACCACCACCTCGCTGCCGCAGAATACCGGTTTGGTATATCTTTATAGGCCTCGACATTATTTTTATCAGCATAAAAATTACCCACCTTATGATAGACATATATTTCTCTGAATCCCCCCAATCCCCTAAAACAACATAAATGTAGGTTACTTTTTTATTTTCGATTTCAGGAACGTTAATC
The DNA window shown above is from Eubacterium limosum and carries:
- a CDS encoding phage distal tail protein — protein: MVVDCESDSITVRGLPRNDEMVTGSAFYPLPPGETDIEFYTSSWCKEPPEITVEYRKRWL